A genomic segment from Octopus sinensis linkage group LG4, ASM634580v1, whole genome shotgun sequence encodes:
- the LOC115210344 gene encoding vacuolar protein sorting-associated protein 4B isoform X2: protein MTSGGTLQKAIELVTKATEEDKKKNYEEALRLYEHSVEYFLHAIKYEAQSDKAKESIRAKCAQYLDRAEKLKVYLKKKKKQPVKDGESKNSHFGKDGESSKKAGKDDKESSSDSDSEKDPDKKKFENALSGAIIMEKPQVNWEDVAGLDTAKEALKEAVILPVKFPHLFTGKRKPWRGILLFGPPGTGKSYLAKAVATEANNSTFFSVRSSDLVSKWLGESEKLVRTLFDLARDQKPSIIFIDEVDALCGSRTDTESESARRIKTEFLTQMQGVGTNNDGVLVLAATNIPWTLDSAIRRRFEKRIYIPLPDAVGRGEIFRLHLENTPNDLTESDLRELGRVAEGYSGADISVVVRDALMQPVRKVQTATHFRRVKAASRSDPTVTVNDYLSPCSPGAPGAIEMNWMQVPSDKLYEPLVNMSDMLMSLSTIKPNVNEKDLEKLEKFTLDFGQEG, encoded by the exons ATGAAGCCCAAAGTGATAAGGCCAAAGAAAGTATTCGTGCCAAATGTGCACAATACTTAGACAGAGCTGAAAAACTAAAGGTAtatctaaagaagaaaaaaaagcagccTGTGAAAGACGGAGAATCAAAAAATTCACATTTTGGTAAAGATGGTGAGTCCAGCAAAAA AGCAGGTAAAGATGACAAAGAGTCCTCAAGTGACTCCGACTCTGAGAAAGATCCtgataaaaagaaatttgaaaatgcaCTCTCGG GTGCCATTATTATGGAGAAACCACAGGTTAATTGGGAGGATGTAGCTGGATTAGACACTGCCAAAGAAGCCTTGAAAGAAGCTGTGATTCTTCCAGTCAAATTTCCACATTTATTCACAG GTAAAAGAAAACCTTGGAGAGGAATACTATTATTTGGG CCTCCAGGAACTGGTAAATCCTATCTCGCTAAAGCTGTTGCTACAGAAGCCAACAATTCAACATTTTTCTCAGTCCGCTCATCTGATCTTGTGTCCAAGTGGCTTGGAGAAAGTGAAAA aTTAGTGCGAACACTTTTTGATTTAGCGCGAGACCAGAAGccaagtattatttttattgatgaagTGGATGCATTGTGTGGATCAAGAACAGACACCGAATCAGAATCAGCCCGTAGAATCAAGACAGAATTTCTTACACAGATGCAGGGCGTTGGTACAAATAATGATGGAGTTTTAGTGTTGGCTGCTACCAATATCCCCTGGACTTTGGATTCCGCCATCAGAAGGAG GTTTGAAAAACGAATTTATATACCACTACCTGATGCTGTTGGACGAGGAGAAATCTTTCGTCTTCATCTTGAAAACACACCGAATGATTTAACTGAAAGTGACCTCCGAGAACTTGGTCGTGTTGCTGAAGG atattcCGGTGCTGATATTAGTGTTGTGGTCCGAGATGCTCTGATGCAACCTGTCCGGAAGGTACAAACAGCCACACATTTTAGACGG GTGAAAGCCGCAAGCAGAAGTGACCCTACTGTTACGGTAAATGATTATCTGTCTCCATGTTCCCCCGGAGCACCAGGAGCTATTGAAATGAACTGGATGCAAGTACCAAGTGACAAACTTTACGAACCTCTTGTCAATATG agtgATATGTTGATGTCTCTTTCAACCATTAAACCAAACGTGAATGAAAAGGACTTGGAGAAATTAGAAAAATTCACATTAGATTTTGGTCAAGAAGGATAG
- the LOC115210344 gene encoding vacuolar protein sorting-associated protein 4A isoform X1 produces the protein MTSGGTLQKAIELVTKATEEDKKKNYEEALRLYEHSVEYFLHAIKYEAQSDKAKESIRAKCAQYLDRAEKLKVYLKKKKKQPVKDGESKNSHFGKDGESSKNRAGKDDKESSSDSDSEKDPDKKKFENALSGAIIMEKPQVNWEDVAGLDTAKEALKEAVILPVKFPHLFTGKRKPWRGILLFGPPGTGKSYLAKAVATEANNSTFFSVRSSDLVSKWLGESEKLVRTLFDLARDQKPSIIFIDEVDALCGSRTDTESESARRIKTEFLTQMQGVGTNNDGVLVLAATNIPWTLDSAIRRRFEKRIYIPLPDAVGRGEIFRLHLENTPNDLTESDLRELGRVAEGYSGADISVVVRDALMQPVRKVQTATHFRRVKAASRSDPTVTVNDYLSPCSPGAPGAIEMNWMQVPSDKLYEPLVNMSDMLMSLSTIKPNVNEKDLEKLEKFTLDFGQEG, from the exons ATGAAGCCCAAAGTGATAAGGCCAAAGAAAGTATTCGTGCCAAATGTGCACAATACTTAGACAGAGCTGAAAAACTAAAGGTAtatctaaagaagaaaaaaaagcagccTGTGAAAGACGGAGAATCAAAAAATTCACATTTTGGTAAAGATGGTGAGTCCAGCAAAAA caGAGCAGGTAAAGATGACAAAGAGTCCTCAAGTGACTCCGACTCTGAGAAAGATCCtgataaaaagaaatttgaaaatgcaCTCTCGG GTGCCATTATTATGGAGAAACCACAGGTTAATTGGGAGGATGTAGCTGGATTAGACACTGCCAAAGAAGCCTTGAAAGAAGCTGTGATTCTTCCAGTCAAATTTCCACATTTATTCACAG GTAAAAGAAAACCTTGGAGAGGAATACTATTATTTGGG CCTCCAGGAACTGGTAAATCCTATCTCGCTAAAGCTGTTGCTACAGAAGCCAACAATTCAACATTTTTCTCAGTCCGCTCATCTGATCTTGTGTCCAAGTGGCTTGGAGAAAGTGAAAA aTTAGTGCGAACACTTTTTGATTTAGCGCGAGACCAGAAGccaagtattatttttattgatgaagTGGATGCATTGTGTGGATCAAGAACAGACACCGAATCAGAATCAGCCCGTAGAATCAAGACAGAATTTCTTACACAGATGCAGGGCGTTGGTACAAATAATGATGGAGTTTTAGTGTTGGCTGCTACCAATATCCCCTGGACTTTGGATTCCGCCATCAGAAGGAG GTTTGAAAAACGAATTTATATACCACTACCTGATGCTGTTGGACGAGGAGAAATCTTTCGTCTTCATCTTGAAAACACACCGAATGATTTAACTGAAAGTGACCTCCGAGAACTTGGTCGTGTTGCTGAAGG atattcCGGTGCTGATATTAGTGTTGTGGTCCGAGATGCTCTGATGCAACCTGTCCGGAAGGTACAAACAGCCACACATTTTAGACGG GTGAAAGCCGCAAGCAGAAGTGACCCTACTGTTACGGTAAATGATTATCTGTCTCCATGTTCCCCCGGAGCACCAGGAGCTATTGAAATGAACTGGATGCAAGTACCAAGTGACAAACTTTACGAACCTCTTGTCAATATG agtgATATGTTGATGTCTCTTTCAACCATTAAACCAAACGTGAATGAAAAGGACTTGGAGAAATTAGAAAAATTCACATTAGATTTTGGTCAAGAAGGATAG